The following is a genomic window from Sporocytophaga myxococcoides DSM 11118.
ACATATATTCTGTTTGACGAAACCGGAGAAGCCTTAATTATAGATCCAGGGTGCTATGAAAAAGATGAGCAGGAGGAACTTACTGCTTTTATTAAATCAAAAAATTTAAAAGTAAAAGTTTTGATTAACACGCATTGTCATGTAGATCACGTTTTAGGTAATAGTTTTGTAAAAGATTATTACAAAGTGGAGCTGGGTATACATCCGATAGAGTTAAATCTTTTAAGGGCAGTAAAAAGCTATGCATTCAATTATGGATTTGCCGCATATCATGGCACAGAACCTGACTACTATCTGAATGAAGGAGACAAAGTAAAATTCGGAAATTCAGAACTGGAGGTTCTATTTTTACCAGGTCATGCTCCTGGTCATATTGCATTTTATAGTGAGGAGCAAGCCTTTTGTCTTGCAGGAGATGTGCTTTTTAACAGAAGCATCGGAAGAACGGACCTTCCTGGAGGAAATTTTGAAACATTGATAAATAGTATTCAAACAAAGCTTTTTGCTCTACCGGA
Proteins encoded in this region:
- a CDS encoding MBL fold metallo-hydrolase produces the protein MIQIHSFVFNPFQENTYILFDETGEALIIDPGCYEKDEQEELTAFIKSKNLKVKVLINTHCHVDHVLGNSFVKDYYKVELGIHPIELNLLRAVKSYAFNYGFAAYHGTEPDYYLNEGDKVKFGNSELEVLFLPGHAPGHIAFYSEEQAFCLAGDVLFNRSIGRTDLPGGNFETLINSIQTKLFALPDNTRIFPGHGPSTTIGEEKRYNPYCAIKK